A window of Candidatus Jettenia caeni contains these coding sequences:
- a CDS encoding Na+/H+ antiporter, giving the protein MHTVKSKQAFIILLISLHYFFGINLPQGRTEDVAAMENSQHIPAYNEKDTKSLAEAKSFFLGKFLKILKEKNLQKKPSDEGYQPTIAEQDVRPPLFPQLLYTTSVGEQFRFQQERGTQTVVTDPGYLQTIPEKENPVTSPIKEGDDGVQKELSLNKDYQVITTEEKTGSSNTEENISHTTMAQERSVTSDSEVQLPSLEGHETQILTPDKKSFPDIAENKISSPSDTANDKSSQENFSPGRDEQNIAIEKKIFPPTSPSELLTPPFGKEMALVEEEKGTQTSMINNEQERNISGEKEVVSLEEEKSPIDYQSNVTGKEISQDMKENNSSSTPSGLPATTVEEEEVLSASNSGSTENSEVKPPESKNEQKIIPEKEQIVEITREKKEVTSAWSIWHTNQTLSIILAVAITLIAAKIGGWIANMVKLPEVVGNLIIGMVLGNIYFFTEWNFFDFLKTMPFLKVVSYFGTLLLLLTAGLHTDLKALLRVGASSFLVSIGGIIVPAGLGLVVGHFLLPGATFGTNLILAIIICNTSTGLLFAILSELKAINTLEGRVITGATILTEIIVILTFGIVSGIAVRGEVSVLGVLVTVVIAFSFLAIVLISVLKYGESFGNFLTSKFAEGLKISIVVTLSLLFAFISGSIGLHGVIGAFAAGLLLRNVKFKDSDDKEYSNIERIIRPYYMILVPILFVRVGAEVDLKSFLDIHAILLGLAIAGAAILGKLFCSVCPIEKGINRLAIGIGMAMKLEGTLILTGISRDIGILDDVLFSSIIMVIVLTSTVCPSFLRISLLRKKDIYWKRAHSIAERKEMEKVTID; this is encoded by the coding sequence ATGCATACAGTAAAGTCAAAACAAGCTTTTATCATACTATTGATATCTCTGCACTATTTCTTTGGAATAAATTTACCCCAGGGAAGGACAGAAGATGTAGCAGCGATGGAGAATTCTCAACACATTCCTGCTTACAATGAAAAAGATACAAAGTCTCTTGCTGAAGCAAAAAGTTTTTTTCTTGGAAAATTCCTGAAAATTCTAAAAGAAAAGAATCTCCAAAAGAAACCTTCTGATGAAGGATATCAACCGACTATTGCAGAACAGGATGTACGTCCACCTCTGTTTCCACAACTACTTTATACCACATCTGTGGGTGAACAATTCCGGTTCCAACAAGAAAGGGGGACGCAGACTGTTGTCACAGATCCAGGATATCTCCAAACTATTCCAGAAAAAGAGAATCCTGTTACTTCTCCAATAAAAGAAGGAGATGATGGTGTTCAAAAAGAATTGTCTCTCAATAAGGATTACCAAGTAATTACTACAGAGGAAAAGACCGGTTCAAGTAATACTGAAGAAAATATTTCTCATACTACAATGGCACAAGAACGTTCTGTTACGTCAGATTCTGAGGTGCAATTACCTTCTTTAGAGGGACATGAGACACAGATACTAACTCCCGATAAAAAATCCTTCCCGGACATTGCCGAAAACAAGATTTCTTCCCCATCTGATACTGCGAACGATAAAAGCTCTCAGGAGAATTTTTCTCCCGGGAGAGATGAACAAAACATTGCCATAGAAAAGAAAATTTTCCCTCCCACATCCCCATCGGAACTTTTAACCCCTCCTTTTGGTAAAGAAATGGCCTTGGTTGAAGAGGAAAAGGGAACACAAACATCAATGATAAACAATGAACAAGAGAGGAATATTTCAGGTGAGAAGGAGGTTGTTTCTTTAGAAGAAGAAAAATCTCCTATTGATTATCAATCAAATGTTACCGGAAAAGAAATTTCTCAAGATATGAAAGAGAATAATAGTTCTTCAACTCCATCAGGGCTTCCTGCAACAACGGTTGAAGAGGAGGAGGTTCTTTCTGCGTCCAATAGTGGAAGCACTGAAAATTCAGAAGTGAAACCCCCTGAAAGTAAAAATGAGCAAAAAATCATTCCTGAAAAAGAGCAAATTGTTGAGATAACAAGAGAAAAAAAAGAGGTAACATCTGCATGGAGTATATGGCATACAAATCAAACCCTCAGTATTATTCTTGCAGTTGCTATTACCCTTATAGCTGCCAAAATTGGCGGTTGGATAGCAAACATGGTGAAGCTTCCCGAGGTAGTAGGAAATTTAATCATAGGAATGGTATTGGGTAATATTTATTTTTTTACTGAATGGAATTTTTTTGATTTTCTCAAGACAATGCCATTTTTGAAAGTGGTCTCCTATTTTGGGACTTTATTGCTTCTTTTAACTGCAGGCCTTCATACAGACCTCAAGGCGTTATTAAGAGTAGGTGCCTCCTCTTTTCTTGTAAGTATTGGTGGTATAATAGTTCCGGCTGGTTTAGGTCTTGTTGTTGGACATTTTCTTCTTCCCGGCGCTACCTTTGGTACAAATCTAATTTTGGCGATTATTATTTGTAACACCAGTACAGGCTTATTATTTGCAATTCTGAGTGAACTAAAGGCGATAAATACTTTGGAAGGGAGGGTGATAACGGGTGCAACGATCCTTACGGAAATTATTGTAATTTTAACCTTCGGTATCGTAAGCGGAATTGCAGTGAGAGGTGAAGTTTCTGTATTGGGTGTATTAGTTACCGTTGTTATTGCGTTTTCCTTTCTCGCTATTGTTTTGATATCAGTTTTAAAATATGGGGAAAGTTTTGGAAACTTCCTAACAAGTAAATTTGCCGAAGGTTTAAAAATATCGATTGTTGTAACTTTATCTCTTTTGTTTGCTTTTATTTCCGGGTCAATTGGACTTCACGGTGTAATAGGTGCTTTTGCTGCAGGTTTACTCCTGCGAAATGTAAAGTTCAAAGATTCGGATGATAAAGAGTATAGCAATATAGAACGAATTATCCGGCCATATTATATGATTCTCGTACCTATACTTTTTGTCCGGGTTGGAGCTGAGGTAGATTTGAAAAGTTTTTTGGATATACATGCAATCCTTCTCGGCCTTGCAATAGCAGGAGCTGCTATCCTGGGAAAGCTATTTTGCAGTGTTTGTCCAATTGAGAAAGGTATAAATCGTCTGGCTATAGGTATAGGCATGGCGATGAA
- a CDS encoding nitrate reductase alpha subunit has protein sequence MKLTRRTFLQVTGATGATFTLANKAMAFRLLKPAVEVGNPLDAYPDRAWESVYREQYRYDRTFTYCCSPNDTHACRVRAFVRNEVLMRVEQNYDHQNYADLYGNKATRNWNPRMCLKGYTFHRRVYGPYRLRYPLIRKGWKQWADDGFPELTPENKSKYMFDARGQDELLKASWDDAWTYAAKGIIHITKKYSGEEGARKLLDQGYPKEMVDAMKGAGTRTFKGRGGMGLLGVIGKYGMYRFNNSLALVDSHNRGVGPDKALGGRNWSNYTWHGDQAPGHPFSHGLQTSDVDMNDVRFSKLVIQTGKNLIENKMPEAHWLTQVFERGGKLVVITPEYSPSAQKADYWIPIKCNTDTALFLGITRILMDEKLYDADYVKKFTDFPLLVRTDTLKRLQAKDIFPDYKLEDISHGASYKIHGLHDDQREIIGDFVVWDAKTKSPKAITRDDVGDKLVAKGIDPALDGTFKVKTVDGKEIEVMPLFEMYKIHLKDYDIDSVVEMTNSPKELIVRLAHDIATIKPVAIHYGEGINHWFHATLFNRSTYLPLMLTGNIGYPGSGSHTWSGNYKAGNFQASKWSGPGFYGWVAEDVFNPNLDPDAPAMDLKVKGRAYDEEVAYWNHNDRPLIVDTPKYGRKCFTGKTHMPTPTKIMWFTNVNLVNNAKHVYQMLKNVNPNIEQIMSNDIEMTGSIEYADFAFPANSWAEFETHEITTSCSNPFIQIWKGGIKPVNDSKDDVMILAGMAAKLGELLRDMRFHDVWKFALEGRPEVYIQRLLDGSTTTKGYSFVDIINGKYGEPGVALLLYRTYPRHPFWEQVHESIPFYTPTGRLQGYNDESEIIEYGENFIVHREGPEATQYLPNVIVSTNPYIRPDDYGIPEDAEHWDERTVRNIKKSWAETKKTKNFLWEKGYKFYCVTPKSRHTVHSQWAVTDWNFIWNNNFGDPYRMDKRMPGVGEHQIHMNPEAAKDLGINDGDYVYVDANPADRPYEGWKPSDPFYKVARLMLRCKYNPAYPYGVTMMKHSAWISTERSVKAHETRPDGRALSAGTGYQSSFRYGSQQSITRNWSMPMHQLDNLFHKSKTSMKFVFGYEADNHGINTTPKETLVKITKAEDGGIGGKGLWDPAKTGYTAGNENDFMKKYLNGELIKVEKA, from the coding sequence ATGAAACTTACGAGGAGGACTTTCCTACAGGTGACAGGCGCAACGGGTGCGACCTTTACCCTTGCCAATAAGGCAATGGCGTTCAGGTTGTTAAAGCCCGCCGTAGAAGTTGGAAACCCCCTGGATGCTTATCCAGACCGTGCATGGGAAAGTGTATATCGAGAACAGTACCGGTACGATCGTACCTTCACTTATTGTTGCTCTCCCAATGATACCCATGCCTGTAGAGTGAGGGCGTTTGTGAGAAACGAAGTACTCATGAGGGTTGAACAGAATTATGATCATCAGAACTACGCAGACCTGTATGGAAATAAGGCTACAAGGAACTGGAACCCCAGAATGTGCCTGAAAGGATATACCTTCCATCGCAGGGTATACGGTCCCTATCGGTTACGGTATCCTCTGATACGAAAGGGATGGAAGCAATGGGCTGATGATGGATTCCCGGAACTAACACCGGAAAATAAATCAAAGTATATGTTTGATGCCAGAGGTCAGGATGAACTCTTAAAGGCCTCCTGGGATGACGCCTGGACCTATGCAGCAAAGGGCATTATCCACATTACCAAAAAGTATAGCGGGGAAGAAGGTGCAAGGAAACTCCTGGATCAGGGTTATCCCAAAGAGATGGTTGATGCGATGAAGGGTGCCGGCACACGAACCTTTAAGGGACGCGGTGGTATGGGACTACTCGGTGTTATTGGTAAATATGGGATGTACCGGTTTAACAATTCCCTTGCCCTGGTCGATAGTCACAACAGGGGTGTTGGGCCAGACAAGGCATTGGGCGGAAGAAACTGGTCAAACTATACCTGGCATGGTGATCAGGCTCCCGGACATCCGTTCTCTCATGGATTACAGACATCGGATGTAGACATGAATGATGTACGATTCTCAAAGTTGGTAATCCAGACCGGAAAGAATCTGATTGAGAATAAAATGCCTGAGGCGCACTGGTTAACCCAGGTTTTCGAGAGAGGTGGGAAGTTGGTTGTTATTACCCCTGAGTATAGCCCGTCTGCTCAAAAGGCAGATTACTGGATACCGATCAAGTGTAATACCGATACGGCATTGTTCCTGGGGATAACCAGGATCCTCATGGATGAGAAGTTGTATGATGCAGATTATGTGAAGAAGTTTACCGATTTCCCCTTACTGGTAAGGACGGATACCCTGAAGAGGTTGCAGGCGAAAGATATCTTCCCGGATTATAAACTAGAGGATATTTCACATGGGGCAAGCTATAAGATTCACGGTTTGCATGATGACCAGAGGGAGATTATCGGGGACTTTGTGGTATGGGATGCAAAGACAAAGAGCCCAAAAGCGATTACCCGTGATGATGTAGGTGATAAGCTTGTTGCAAAGGGTATTGATCCGGCTCTCGATGGAACATTCAAGGTGAAAACAGTAGATGGCAAAGAAATAGAGGTCATGCCGCTCTTTGAGATGTATAAAATACATTTGAAGGATTACGATATTGACAGTGTCGTTGAAATGACGAACTCACCAAAGGAGTTAATCGTAAGGCTGGCACATGATATAGCAACCATTAAGCCGGTAGCAATCCATTATGGTGAGGGTATCAACCACTGGTTCCATGCAACATTGTTTAACAGATCAACCTATTTACCTCTGATGTTAACAGGGAATATCGGTTATCCTGGTTCAGGCTCTCATACCTGGTCGGGTAACTATAAGGCGGGCAATTTCCAGGCATCAAAGTGGAGTGGTCCCGGATTCTATGGATGGGTAGCAGAGGATGTGTTTAACCCGAACCTTGATCCTGATGCGCCTGCAATGGATCTCAAAGTAAAGGGGCGCGCCTATGATGAAGAAGTGGCGTACTGGAATCACAATGACAGGCCGTTAATTGTGGATACCCCCAAGTATGGACGTAAATGCTTTACGGGTAAAACCCATATGCCGACGCCAACGAAAATCATGTGGTTTACGAACGTAAACCTGGTAAACAATGCCAAGCATGTGTACCAGATGCTGAAGAATGTTAATCCTAATATCGAACAAATCATGTCGAACGATATAGAGATGACCGGCTCTATTGAATATGCCGATTTTGCATTTCCGGCAAACTCCTGGGCAGAGTTTGAGACCCATGAGATTACCACCTCATGCTCCAATCCCTTCATTCAGATATGGAAGGGCGGTATAAAACCGGTGAACGACTCTAAGGATGATGTGATGATCCTTGCGGGTATGGCAGCCAAGCTTGGAGAGCTCCTCAGAGATATGAGATTCCATGATGTTTGGAAGTTTGCCCTCGAGGGAAGACCAGAGGTCTATATCCAGAGATTATTGGATGGCAGTACGACGACAAAGGGATACAGTTTTGTTGACATCATTAATGGGAAATATGGCGAGCCAGGAGTTGCCTTGCTGCTCTACCGTACCTATCCGAGACATCCATTCTGGGAACAGGTACATGAAAGCATCCCCTTCTATACACCAACAGGGAGATTACAGGGGTACAATGATGAATCGGAGATTATAGAGTACGGTGAGAACTTTATCGTACACCGTGAAGGACCGGAGGCAACCCAGTATCTTCCGAATGTCATCGTCAGCACCAATCCGTATATCCGTCCCGATGATTATGGAATACCGGAGGATGCAGAACATTGGGATGAGAGAACGGTAAGGAACATCAAGAAGTCGTGGGCTGAGACAAAGAAAACGAAGAACTTCTTGTGGGAGAAGGGATATAAGTTCTATTGTGTAACACCGAAATCCCGCCATACGGTACATTCCCAGTGGGCGGTAACGGACTGGAACTTTATCTGGAACAACAACTTTGGCGACCCCTACCGGATGGATAAGAGAATGCCCGGCGTGGGGGAACATCAAATCCATATGAATCCGGAAGCGGCGAAGGATTTAGGAATCAATGATGGTGATTATGTGTATGTGGATGCCAACCCTGCGGACAGGCCATATGAGGGGTGGAAGCCGAGCGACCCGTTCTATAAGGTAGCGCGTCTGATGTTACGGTGTAAGTACAATCCGGCATATCCGTACGGGGTGACCATGATGAAGCACTCTGCGTGGATTTCAACAGAGCGGTCGGTGAAGGCTCATGAGACAAGACCTGATGGAAGGGCGCTATCGGCAGGCACCGGGTATCAATCAAGCTTCCGTTATGGATCACAACAGAGCATCACCAGGAATTGGTCTATGCCCATGCACCAATTGGATAACTTATTCCATAAGTCAAAAACGAGTATGAAGTTTGTTTTTGGCTATGAGGCCGATAACCATGGTATTAATACTACCCCAAAGGAGACCCTGGTAAAGATTACTAAGGCAGAGGACGGTGGTATTGGAGGTAAGGGGCTATGGGATCCGGCAAAGACAGGGTATACCGCTGGCAACGAGAATGATTTCATGAAAAAATATCTGAACGGAGAATTAATAAAGGTGGAAAAAGCTTAG
- a CDS encoding oxidoreductase: MTQQFQEKKYPPQHQEQQPGKEHQMQPKPKSQMKEYRGCDKLQDKVALITGGDSGIGRAAAIAFAKEGAQVSVVYHNEHKDAEETRRLIEKEGRRCLLIAGDVGDGVFCSQAVKKTVNELGKLDILVNNAAVQFVQESIENITEEQLVTTFRTNIFSYFFMTRAALKHLGKGSTIINTTSVTAYRGSLHLLDYSSTKGAIVSFTRSLALSLIKKGIRVNAVAPGPVWTPLIPASFPEEKVESFGAQVPMERAAEPDEIAPCYVFLASDDSSYITGQVLHPNGGEMVGG, translated from the coding sequence ATGACACAACAATTCCAGGAAAAAAAGTATCCGCCACAACATCAGGAACAGCAACCGGGAAAAGAACATCAAATGCAGCCCAAGCCGAAAAGTCAAATGAAGGAGTACCGTGGCTGCGATAAGTTACAGGACAAGGTAGCTCTTATCACGGGCGGGGATAGTGGTATAGGGAGGGCTGCAGCTATCGCCTTTGCCAAGGAAGGGGCACAGGTATCTGTTGTATATCATAATGAGCATAAAGATGCAGAAGAAACCCGCAGATTAATAGAAAAAGAAGGACGTCGTTGTTTATTGATTGCGGGTGATGTGGGCGATGGGGTATTCTGCTCACAAGCAGTCAAGAAGACCGTTAATGAACTAGGTAAACTCGACATCTTAGTCAACAATGCTGCCGTACAGTTTGTTCAGGAAAGCATAGAAAACATTACAGAGGAGCAATTGGTAACTACATTCCGTACTAACATTTTCTCATATTTTTTTATGACCCGAGCAGCCTTAAAACATTTAGGGAAAGGTTCTACTATCATTAATACCACTTCCGTCACTGCATATCGGGGCAGCCTGCATCTTTTGGATTACTCCTCTACAAAAGGAGCAATTGTTTCCTTTACTCGTTCGCTAGCCTTATCCCTCATCAAAAAAGGCATCCGTGTAAATGCTGTTGCGCCTGGACCGGTTTGGACACCGCTTATTCCTGCCAGTTTTCCTGAAGAAAAGGTAGAGAGTTTCGGCGCCCAGGTTCCTATGGAGAGGGCAGCAGAACCAGATGAAATTGCCCCTTGTTATGTATTTTTAGCCTCTGATGATTCCTCATACATAACAGGACAAGTTCTTCACCCTAACGGCGGAGAGATGGTCGGCGGGTAA
- a CDS encoding glycosyltransferase has product MAKISEYSSVVGSSTIEELQLLAGKLQEKIVQNINSTAMGGGVAELLSRIVPLLQELGVNTRWDVIKGGESFFNVTKKFHNALHGRPEEISPQMFEAFMETSQQNIEELKAYGDIMIIHDPQPIALIKKKLSMPGSKWAWRCHIDISSPDTHVWNFLKPFIHQYDSAIFSSPNFSPALPIRQFLILPSIDPLSDKNKDLPQETIDTVLEKYQIKKDKPIITQISRFDYLKDPIGVIEAYRLVKKRIDCQLILAGGTATDDPESSKVFADTKEIAGNDADIHILPVPSGSDIEINALQRASTVIIQKSLREGFGLTVTEALWKAKPVVASSTGGIPLQIRHKYNGLLCHSIFGAALSIKQLLHNPEYAKRLGENGHEHVKQNFILTRHLKDCLLLFLCMYHSDDIIHL; this is encoded by the coding sequence ATGGCAAAAATTTCAGAATATAGTTCTGTAGTCGGTTCTAGTACCATTGAAGAGTTACAATTATTAGCAGGCAAACTTCAGGAGAAAATTGTCCAAAATATCAATTCTACTGCAATGGGAGGTGGTGTTGCAGAACTTCTCAGTCGAATTGTGCCTTTGTTACAGGAATTAGGGGTAAATACCAGGTGGGATGTAATTAAAGGCGGGGAGAGTTTCTTCAATGTTACAAAGAAATTCCACAATGCCTTGCACGGAAGGCCTGAAGAGATTAGTCCACAAATGTTTGAAGCATTTATGGAGACAAGCCAGCAAAACATTGAAGAACTTAAGGCATATGGAGATATCATGATTATCCATGATCCACAACCTATTGCGCTTATTAAAAAAAAATTGTCTATGCCCGGCAGCAAGTGGGCATGGCGATGTCATATCGATATCTCATCCCCGGATACTCATGTATGGAATTTTCTAAAACCATTTATCCATCAGTATGATAGCGCGATTTTTTCTTCTCCAAATTTCTCACCAGCCTTACCTATCCGGCAATTTCTTATCCTGCCATCTATCGATCCTTTAAGCGATAAGAATAAAGATCTGCCTCAGGAAACAATCGATACGGTACTGGAAAAATATCAAATAAAGAAAGATAAACCTATTATTACCCAGATCTCACGGTTTGACTATCTGAAAGATCCTATTGGCGTTATTGAAGCCTACCGTTTAGTAAAGAAGCGTATCGACTGCCAACTCATTCTCGCCGGAGGAACAGCTACAGATGATCCGGAATCAAGCAAGGTTTTTGCAGACACAAAAGAAATAGCAGGAAACGATGCAGATATACATATTCTCCCTGTTCCATCCGGGAGTGACATAGAAATCAATGCGCTACAAAGGGCGTCCACCGTTATTATACAAAAATCACTGCGTGAAGGGTTTGGACTTACCGTAACCGAGGCATTATGGAAGGCAAAACCGGTTGTCGCTTCCAGCACCGGTGGTATCCCATTACAAATCAGACATAAATATAATGGACTTTTATGCCATAGTATTTTTGGCGCCGCTCTCTCTATAAAACAGTTATTACATAACCCAGAATATGCTAAAAGGCTCGGTGAAAACGGACATGAACACGTTAAGCAGAACTTTATCCTTACTCGTCATCTCAAGGATTGCTTGCTTTTATTCTTATGCATGTATCATTCTGACGATATCATTCATTTATAA
- a CDS encoding ABC transporter permease component, giving the protein MNYYKKTLFYLLVIIITVWSIFPFLWILLTSIKPPFQIMQLPPVFPTTITLAAYKNVLLKSYFPHYLFNSFMVSLSTVFITIPIALLAAYSISRFSFRRKTSILFMIIILFTLPSISLVAALYKLFYTLGWINLPISLIVTYSANNFPLAFFLLVKYLDKIPTDMDCAALIDGCTYFQAFRYIITPLSLPGVISASVLIFIFCWNEFLFALTFTLDESSRLASVGIALFQGTFEVPWGDIAAASVIVTLPLLLFLLFFQKYIVQGLTAGALKG; this is encoded by the coding sequence ATGAATTATTACAAAAAAACTTTATTTTACCTGCTCGTAATTATCATTACCGTTTGGAGTATATTTCCTTTCCTTTGGATTTTATTAACCTCTATCAAGCCTCCCTTTCAGATTATGCAATTACCACCGGTATTTCCCACTACCATTACCCTTGCTGCATATAAGAATGTCCTTCTGAAAAGTTATTTTCCTCATTATTTATTCAATAGTTTTATGGTATCGTTATCAACGGTATTCATTACAATACCAATCGCACTTCTTGCGGCTTACAGTATATCACGCTTCTCATTCCGGAGAAAAACATCCATTCTCTTTATGATTATTATTTTATTTACCCTCCCTTCCATAAGCCTTGTAGCTGCCCTTTATAAACTATTTTATACCTTAGGCTGGATTAATCTTCCCATCTCTCTTATCGTTACGTACAGTGCCAATAATTTCCCTTTGGCCTTTTTTCTTCTGGTAAAATATCTTGATAAGATCCCAACAGATATGGACTGTGCTGCCCTTATTGATGGATGCACCTATTTTCAAGCCTTTCGATATATTATTACCCCCCTATCATTACCGGGGGTTATTTCTGCATCGGTTCTTATTTTTATTTTTTGCTGGAATGAATTTCTTTTTGCGCTTACTTTTACCCTTGATGAATCATCAAGATTAGCATCAGTAGGAATTGCATTATTTCAGGGTACCTTTGAGGTTCCCTGGGGTGATATTGCAGCAGCATCAGTTATAGTAACACTTCCTCTTCTTCTGTTTTTGCTGTTTTTTCAAAAATATATTGTACAGGGACTAACAGCAGGGGCGCTTAAAGGATGA
- a CDS encoding ABC transporter ATP-binding component: MKIKLQNVIKLYNNHYVAVNKLNLDISSGEFLVVLGPSGSGKSTTLNMLAGLEIPTSGHIFFNERIVNNVPPGKRDIALVFQNYALYPHMKSYDNIAFPLKIRKEKDLHHRVIKTAEMLGLSALLHKYPKELSGGERQRIALARALVRNPQVFLMDEPLSNLDARLRLSARGELKKLQRQRNITTIYVTHDQTEALTLGDRIVIMDKGNLQQIGTPDEIYQKPHNTFVASFIGAPPMNMVQVQKYDTHSFILGNTTIAFPTPLPDQTNLILGIRPENLTIVPADTQTIIPCTVEHIEYLGNESIGHVTINPTTIWYAKNMGERIKIGDEAGLKFSPNDAHWFDSVTRKRIA; this comes from the coding sequence ATGAAAATAAAATTACAAAATGTTATAAAACTCTATAACAACCATTACGTTGCTGTAAACAAGCTGAATTTAGATATATCCAGTGGTGAATTTCTTGTTGTGCTCGGCCCTAGCGGAAGCGGAAAATCCACAACCTTGAATATGCTTGCTGGTTTGGAAATACCTACCTCCGGACATATATTCTTTAATGAACGTATCGTGAATAATGTCCCGCCCGGAAAAAGAGATATCGCTCTGGTCTTCCAGAATTATGCCCTATACCCCCACATGAAGAGTTATGATAATATTGCCTTCCCCCTGAAAATACGGAAAGAAAAGGATTTACACCATCGGGTTATAAAAACAGCTGAAATGCTGGGATTAAGCGCCTTACTGCATAAGTACCCAAAGGAACTCTCTGGTGGAGAAAGGCAACGGATAGCATTGGCACGGGCGCTCGTGAGAAATCCACAAGTCTTTCTCATGGATGAGCCACTCAGTAATTTAGACGCACGGCTTCGGCTCTCAGCGCGAGGGGAGTTAAAGAAATTACAAAGACAGCGTAATATCACTACAATATATGTCACTCATGACCAAACAGAAGCACTTACTCTGGGAGATCGCATCGTAATTATGGATAAAGGCAACTTACAACAGATAGGCACACCGGATGAAATATATCAGAAACCTCATAATACCTTTGTTGCCAGTTTCATTGGGGCTCCTCCCATGAACATGGTACAGGTGCAGAAATATGACACCCATTCTTTTATCCTTGGAAATACTACGATTGCATTTCCCACCCCTTTACCTGATCAAACAAATCTTATCCTTGGTATAAGACCTGAAAATCTGACAATAGTACCAGCAGATACACAAACCATTATACCATGTACCGTGGAACATATAGAATATCTCGGTAATGAATCGATAGGACATGTTACAATCAACCCTACGACAATATGGTACGCAAAGAATATGGGAGAAAGAATAAAGATAGGTGATGAAGCCGGCCTAAAATTTTCACCCAATGATGCTCACTGGTTCGATTCTGTAACCAGAAAAAGGATAGCATAA